A stretch of DNA from Rhizobacter sp.:
CCAGCGCGGCGTCGTCCACCGGCAGCTCGGCGTAGAAGTGCTCGCGGCCGGCGTGGCGCTGCGTCATCACCACCGGCGCTTGGCGGCGCGGCAGGGTGACGATGAACGACGGCGCACGCTGCGGCTGCTCGGCCGAGAGCGACAGCTCGGCCCAGCCCTGCTTCATCGGCCGCCGCTCGATGGCCGGCTCGGGCAGGCCCTGCATCGACACGGCGAGCTGGTCCACGGCCACGCCCGCCACCCGCACCCGCAGGTCGAGCCGCGAGAGGCGGTCGCCGAAATGCAGCGGCAGGTCGAGCCGGCCCACGCTGTCGAGCGTCTGCGCGATGTGCAGCACCACGCGGCGCGTGCCCTGCGTGGGCAGCGGGTAGACGCGCAGCTTGTGGTGCGTGCCGTCGGTGGCCTCCAGCAGCGCGGGGTCGACCCGCGCGCGGATCACGTCTTCGAACACCTGCTGGCCCCGGGCCTTGTCGACCACCACCGCGGGGCGCAGCTCGCCGCCGATGTCGAGCTCGAAGCCACTCACCCACTGGCCGTCGCCGAGCGGGAACTGCAGCTCGCCTTCGAGCACGCGCCCGTTCGGGTTGAAGAAGACCAGCTCCACGCGCATCTGCGCCGCATGGCCCACCACCTCGGCGTGCACGCTGGCGCTCATCACCCGCACCGGCTCGGCGGCGTTGTCTTGCAGCCGCATGCGCAGCACCGAGGGCTCGAAGGGGCGCACGGGCGGCGCGAGGGCCAGTGCGCCGGGCGCGGCGCAGGCGCCCACGAGGGCAGAGAGGCAGGACCGGCGGGTGAGCGGCGTAGAGGTCAGTGCGGCAGTGGCCATGTCAGTGGAAGAAAAGGTGGGACACCTTTCCTTCCACGGCCGGGCCGCCCGAACGGGGTGACGCGGGGTGAAATATTTTTGTGTCGGGTCAGCCGCGGCGCGGGCGCGGCTGCGAGACCTTGAGCAGCAGCTCCAGCAGCAGCAGCCGCTCGGCCGGCGAGAGCACGGAGAGGGCTTCGTTTTCCATCGTCGCGGCGATCTTCTCGGCGCGCTGCACCAGCTGCTGGCCGGCCTTGGTGAGCACCACGATCTGCGAGCGGCGGTCTTCGGTGCTGCGCACCCGCTCGACCCAGCCGCGCTCCACCATGCGGTCGAGCGTGACGGCCAGGTTGGGCGGCGAGACGTCGAGCGCCTGGC
This window harbors:
- a CDS encoding MarR family transcriptional regulator; the protein is MNAPELAADETLEPRARSGPLDQARLTHLMGYAATRASVALKKVFAKHLGPLQLKAVEFSILVLVASNENVNQKQLGQALDVSPPNLAVTLDRMVERGWVERVRSTEDRRSQIVVLTKAGQQLVQRAEKIAATMENEALSVLSPAERLLLLELLLKVSQPRPRRG